One Leguminivora glycinivorella isolate SPB_JAAS2020 chromosome 15, LegGlyc_1.1, whole genome shotgun sequence genomic window, attttaaataaaagggtaacgtaatgtaacaatatggactgttctgtctgaaataaacgaatacaatacaatacaataaatgttttataatcTTCAATAAGATATTTGAATGTAATCTTTTGTGTTTATCTGTCCTATTTACTTATGTATTTATGTGaaaggtattaaaaaaaaaacaatataaccGTATTTTTGTTTGCAGTCTAAGTGCATCACAAATGGCATGGGCACGCATTTTCCTTTATGGCTGTTACTCAgctcaatacatatttatttgttcaGGATACAAGAAATAGTTTAgttagaagttttttttttttacatataggTATATCTTAATGGTTACaggtataatattttatctaaaCAATCTAGATCTTaaacatacaattaaaaaaaaaagttaaagctATTGGTAGGTATACTTTCAgtacataatttaataataattaataataatttacttactagtctatatacctatatataacACTTCATTCATAAGATGGTAAATGATTACATTGTTGCATGACAGGTGTTTACTTATACTGAGATGTGTAATATGATATGTAATTGCTGCGCTTTAGCGATTCCTTATCTGGATAGCGTCATCTGttgatatgttttaattactagTAACATTATTCAGAAATGCTTTATAAATCTTAGttagataataatattttgttattatctatcaatctatttttattttttttaattatgtatttgtgCTAAGAGGATAAAATACCATTGGTAAGTGTGCTGGAGTCCAAGTGCATCACTAACGATAAGggtaccgaaataaaatatttatttgtcgcTCACGCTGGCAATTAcaacatattatataatatttcatataTTGTGGCATCACTTTTAAAGCATCACACAATTTCACTAATAATTTCGTGTTTGTTTCGCGTTATGctttaagtatatattttttttaaagtattttctattcataattatttagttagttttttttttcttctagcTGCGTTGTGTTTGTGATTTTAGTTTTACTACTACACGATATAAAAGAAAGGATGTAATTGCGTACAATTACACTTTTGGTTTTGGGTATTTATATTGTGGTGAAAGTAGTTcgacttcaaaaaaaattttttttttaatttttataccgattaatttgaaatttattgttggctgctttttatttgtattaagttggttgtttttttttttaacgtgTTTGTAAGTGAGTTGTATTCgagttatgtatatttttgtcattttattttagtaaggtCTGATTGTTTGTGGTATTTTTATAGATGatttaaactattttgtatAGCGTAATCACgctatagtatttttttttacaagagAATGCCAAGAGATGTTAATTTATTTGgtagttcagttttttttttttgtgctcgagataaaatataatacattagTTAGTTTATTTGAACTTTCTAATTTTGaggtaataatatatattaacccaatggttgactggtagagaatgcctcaaggcgttaagtccgccatttgtactcttttttgtaaatttgtgcaataaagtttaaataaataaataaatatatgatatTTGTATTCTAGTTACTTTTGTGAGTTGTGTATGCAGCAATTCTGACTTGTgatttgagttaaaaaaaatgttgtacgTATAGCGATTGATGTAGTGAGTAttttggttatttttatttttcatattcttatcccctctttttttttttttttttttttttagatttagatagatagatagatagataaagactttattgcataaaaatatcATGACAAGAAAAATTAAGAACTATTATATAAGAATATAACTTAGGTCTACAGAACTAATTCCTAGCTTACTATTtgacaatttagtttttttttttctttcacgACACAATTTCGAAAAGGCGCCGACTCAGCATGTGCTGCTGCATTGCTGTCGCAAGTGCCACAGCGCTGATATTCTGTCGGGACCTAGCAGGTGCGCGCGTAGATCTGTGTGGATCTACCACCAGTTACAAAACATACAAAAACAAGAGAGCGTAATGCATAACACGATCAggaatttcaattttaaatacctacaatctGATTACAAACTATGAAATAACAAAATATGTATGTCTAGCTATAACATAAAACATACCATAACAGATATCAATACATGAAAATTAGAAacaaaaagtcgaaaattgaaaattgagaGCTTTAAGTATTTGCCTGCTTTTGGACTGTTAGTAAGTGTTGTTTGTATTTTCGCTTAAAGGAGTTTACTGAGGTCGCGTCGCGAATTGGTGGGGGAATGTTTcctgttttaattaatttttatacCTATGTCGTTTTGTGATATCAATTTTGTTTGGGGTAAAAGTATTTGTTTTTAGTACCTACACCTCTTTTTCGCAGATAAAACCTGCTTACTAAAACTTGttagaggtttttttttttttttactactggcGATTACAATTATACTTTTAGTATTGTTCATACATTTAGGCATTGCTTTTAAGTATCACACTATTTTGTGTGTCCAAGAGTCTCCACGATTGATTCTCGATCGAATCATGGTCAGCCGTCAAGGATTTCATACCTGCTTGTATTATATAGAAATCAATTCCCATGAGCCATAGTACCTTAATGTCTGCATTGGGAAATAATGTAAGCTTCTTCGTGATACATAAAgttcacttttcttttaaagagtACACTGCGCATTTTAGCGCATACGGTCGGCCGACCctacattacaatacataaatattaaggatacaaaaaaatatatttattatagcgCGCTGATACATACTCAATAAATGTAGTATGTTTTTCCAGACATATGCTTTCACACATTAGAACGCAATAGCTTTGCGTGTGCCCAAGGACCTTCACAATTGAGAGCTCGCTCGAATTGGTTTTGGTTTCAAGGGGCCTGTGTCTGGTTTGTATCCTGGTGTACTCTGCTTACATTATGATTTACTAGCTACCCAGTATTGTTAATAATGTCGGTTTGAAAACATAAAAGCATTTAAGAGTCACAATAACTTTTAGGTGATCAGGCTAATCGTTGGTTGCGACACTTAACTGATTTTGCTTTCCCGACAAGACGTTtatcttatgtttttttttgttacttgtaaacatacttatgtaattattttttattttatttaagtttatacaatttatattatccTCTTTTTACtatcattaaataatattaattttacctatcagcagtttaatttttttttatatattatattgataTTGTCCTTGTCCTTAGTACCTTACAGCCTGAGATCTGTCCGATGTCACTACTactgagagagaaaaaaataaattataatatctatacattacttttttattttatgaatattaaGTGATTACTGGATTTAGGCtatgttagttttttttttttaactgcctgcctgattattaaataatagtaaatacaTACGTTTgataaggtgtttttttttttttatatttacgaCCGGAACCGTACAATAAATTGGAAAGAAAAAGATTAATTCTATTCGATAAAAATCAGTCAATCTCAATAGCaagacttttattttgtattcgattactttaatttttattatagtacATATAGTACTGCAACAAAACAGAATTatatggaaaaaaaaagtttttatttttataccaaTGGCATGGGACCATTTCTCGATTTTCGAATTTCTTTTGGGTCCCATATAAGCTTTTGATCCTGTACAGTAATGGGATATTTGAATTCAACAAGTTGTATGTtgtatagatactttatatctatataattttttttttttcatggaaCATGAGtcctgattaatttattataagatGTCCTGACAGAGTTGTTTCACCTTTTATAGGTAGTTATTAATCATGTGAAACTTGATAGTTTCGTATGAATTTTCCGcgattttagaaatttttattataatttgtttattgagTCTGTTTGTCTTTTCTTTTGTTATTTTGAAGTATAGTTATTTATGAACTAATCGATTTCTGGAGTCTGATAGACTCAAATagtcttttaaaaaaaaaatctggtgtTTTTTATAACTctctataaacattttttttttttaaatacctacaagaacttgaatatatttatttttatatatatatataagaaaaaattaaaatatattatggaATCATAATAACGATCAGTGTGAATATGTAATGGATTATATTTTACCCTGATCCGCTGTTTGTGTGCTGCGCTGGGGCGGGTGTGGCACGCGGTGCCGCCAAGTGCGTCGTGGTGCTGCGGTGCGAACCTGTGGCGTTACGGAGGGACCGCGGTGTTGCGAAGGGGCCGTGGCGCTGCGGTGCGGAGTATCTGGTGGACGATGTTGCGCTGGGCTGGGTCCGACGGCGCTCGGCTTACGCATGGCCACTTCTATATATTGCCGCTCGATCTTCTTGTTGTCCATCTTTGTGGTGGTAGTGGTTGTGatggttatttttaagtttttgaacgCGTCTTCGCATTGTTCTGTCCAATTGAATGTTAGTGCTGCTGGGGCGGCGACGCTTAGCGTGGCTGGTGTGACTTGGCGGCGTGGTGCTGGTTCGATGCGGGCCTTGATGTTGTGGTGCGGAGCCATGTTGCTGCGACGGGGCCTGTGATGATGGAGCGTTGGTGGAGTCTAAGCTGGGGCTGCCTGGTGCAGCCcgactggcaggatcgccatatAATGTAGGTGGTACCGGTGGTAAGTAATAAGACAAGACTGTGGTTAACTCTGTATATTTGACTGAAGATACATCGTGTTTATATAGTAGGATATTATCTAATTATCTATTTATGTGGGAGTTATCATGGTATCTATTCCATGATACTATGTTCTCATATTTCAAAGGTTAATTGGTACTTGATACTTGATACTTTATTATCTTATTGTTAATCTAATGTTCTCTAAAGGTTATCTGTTTAAGATGTGTGAGTGTATGACGCTGCTATGACTGTGACCTCACTACACCTGgaacacaggaactatcctagctcaggcatttcTATAAATCTCTTATACAGTCACGGACAGTGAAAATGGGTCACTTTCCATAGAGATTTCCATACACTCGCGGACAGTAAATTTCCACCCTCATGTAGCAGAAGCGACTGTACTAtaccaaatacatatttaactccgtatagacagataaattctaagaaaaaaacgtacctcaaagccctagagaaaaaggtacggtggcctagatgacgttgcacctttggggaacgctcggctagatggcgctaatataaaatttttacattttaacacatattaaactaacaatatgggccaaattgacaaaactgaggttcaaaattttgaagcttgtgtcgagagatggcagtctatgcactgtgattacacgtttttCTTTGACGCGATCATACGCGATCCTCTTTGACTATACTAATATGTAGGCACTGCCGCCATCAAATTTCAACCGTAATTGAATGGTACACCGCGAATTGTCCGCAGTTTGACTACATAATAACGCGGCCATTGCGGTGATCCGCATATTTACCCGAGTTATGACTTAAATCATATCTAACTAGCTACCCGTCTCGGCTTCGCACAGGTATTATTATATGAACCATCTTCTCTTATCAAAACCCATTGCGCAGTTTTAAAGGTATACGTATGTCTTTATACAGACATCAGGAAGAGACTTTGTTTTttaacatacacatacacacacatacaatacaacacatacaatcacgcctgtatcccataaaggggtaggcagagcacatgaactactcaagtttcagtgccactcttggcaaaaaggggttgaaagaaaacgaaaattgtgacattgcagtgacaggttgccagcctctcgcctacgccacaatttaacccatatcccacagtcgacttctactaacataacatacaacacccaaaaaaaaataaaaacaatcatacatacaatcacgcctgtaaccCATAAAGGGgtggcagaacacatgaaactactaaagcttcagtgccactcttggcaaataaggggttgaaagaaaacgaaactgtgacattgttttttaacccctgacgcaaaaacgtcgggcgttataagttttacgtgtctatctgtttgtctgtctgtgtgtgtttctgtctgttctggagctacgatgccactcgtaggtcccgaacagatgaaccgattgacatttagtttttttttgtttgaaagctgaattagtcgggagtgttcccagccatgtttcatggaaaaccggtcggtccattatgtcggggtttttttcagttttaattttgtgattaggttatatGCTATGTAGTGATACAGCTTTACATTAACCTACCTAGTACGTATGAACTTTGAGCAGACGGAAACCATGCATGAAGTTTACGATTCTGATATTTATAAAAACGAAAATAGTACTGTATAAATTGAATTACATAcatgcctgtattcccaaacggggaaggcagagcatatgaaactgctTGTGATTTTGCgatgacaggttgccaacccatcgcccacaccacaatgaAACCTATATCCCACAGACAATTTCTAAGACCTACGAGAGGAAGGTACTAACCATCGTGAGTAACTAATCTTCAAGAGACCGGACGGTATGACCCTAGTTCCTTGGAAGATGGGATGGGTGCTAGTCTGGGACGTCACAGTCATGCGTCAATACACTGGCACCTTCCCATCTACCAAGAACCTCAAACAGGGCTGGGGCAGCTGCGGAGGCGGCTGAAAGCAAAAAGGTGGCAAAATATCGGGGTCTCGGACCCCATGCAATACCATCTTTATGGCAGTTGGTGTCGAGAACCTAGGGCCataccatatacatctctaaggagaattagattaagtagatatacattttatctttagttgtgacatttagagtcatttgcacctctaaagtaattttagactttttttttgtatctgtactttttatatttagtgtagttcttggttgtaattcgacatttagagaccttctacatctctaattaattgtatagagttaactttagttagaacttagaattagtataataatagtatcaattgtaatttcaactcaattttagatattttctaaatatgtacatgtgacgtgtaaaagtgcccctgtggcctatttgctgaataaattattttgatttttgattttctgATTTTTGATGGGGTCCATGCGCTCATGTAATTTTTAAAGAGCTCAGCGCAAAGCTCATAGGAACTACcggtgaccagagagctggcagctttctctcgcaacgcataatcattgctattcagcgaggaatgctgccagcatctttagCACAATGTCGCGGGGCTATTTAGATGTATTataatttagattagtttttaatttaattttaagttattttattatttcagattTAGCTTATTATTACCTTAATTTAAAACAgtataatatttaagatcgTTTCAAATTCTGTTCAAAACAACCATTTTAGTCTAAGATTTTTATAACCACTGGTGTACCTAATGCCACTGTCACATTTTCTTCCCTTTGTGACATTTATTGCAGCATATTTGCTACATACAGCCGTGTCACAATAAGTCTTTCATATCACGAGTTGAGCCGCCTACGACACAGTTTCTACCGCATGTATTGTCATAGTCCTATAATAATGGTATGGGCACGACATTCTCCTGCCAGCTATACGGTCGCGGCTGCCGCTTTTGCATTGGGCTTGCTAGCTATATGCGGAAATAGCGCACccttacatattaatatattgATACTTCTTAATCTTATTACTGTTGTTAGAAGAGGTTATTTATGACGAttatatatatagtcctcctcacCGATTTCGGAGATGGCGACCTCAGCAACTATGGATTACGCCTATAATGGGCTCTAAtatggctggccaggccgaacttcGTCTTAAAGACTCTTTGGCAAGTGCTACAATAGAGTTGGCCAGaggtattgtatgtatatacgtaGGAGGGCTTCGGTCTGTCTTTGCGTTGCTGGCGTTGGCATCTAAAGTATTGAGGCGTCTTTCCTCGAATACTTTGATATTCCTAAAGACTGATGTTGATCGCCAACATGACCTATTTGACGATTATAGTGATGAtataaagcgctggtggcctataGCGGTAAAATTGTGCGACTTtaaatccggaggtcgcaggtttaGATTTGCCATTCTCTTTTCGGTGTagggaaacatcgtgaggaaaccggagtaatcccaataaggcctagaaACCCTTCGGCTTGGAAGGTCAGattgcagtcgctttcgtaaaaccccaggctcccatgagctatggcaaatgctgggataacgcaaggaggatgatggtgatAAGAATGGCATGGCTCAAATGGTGATGGTAAGAATGGTATTGGTATGGTCAGAAAAGGCGAAATTTTCGAGGCCTATTTAGTTTTGTGCCTGTGATCAAACAttatcctccttgtgttatcccggaatttgttTCGGCTTATCGTAGCCTAAGGTCCTAATAATTTTAAGATTtagcgtaggtactagttttacgaaagcgactgcgaCCTATCAACTctatatgtgtcgcttaacttcaaactcgtgtaaatccattctgctttaaggttgattgtgtataaatatatataggtaactaggacttattgggATTAATCCGTTCTTCACAATGTTTTCCGTCACACTAGTTACCTACTTTATTTTGTTTAACTATGACATCAGCCGTTATCCTtttgaaaacaattttaaaatgaaatttaaaGTCCCCGCAAAGTTTGCTTTGTAGTCTAGGCTAGACTCAGCTCGAGTGCTAGACCTGGATATTTCAATCAAATAGCTCCGAGCATAGTTGCAGTGCAGGTGTCATCTTGCAAGAACGATGCAATATGTAAACTGCAGGGTTTAGTTACAGGCATAGAAGAATAAGAAAGGAAAGATTTGTActtaactccatacatcagtaaatgcaagttatttgtagtgacaccTAGCGACaaccacgcgtcaatcacgcgtcaactagcgtaaattatcagtactgctacttgtcaatagatgttgCGACGAACAAAATGTCtaatacacaattttttttagctaatattagaattatatgaataaataaataaatattgggggacaccttacacagatcaacttagccccaaactaagcaaagcttgtactatgggtgctaagcgacgatatacatacttaaatagttaaatacatacttatatataaaacaatagaaaacatccatgactcaggaaaaaatatctgtgctcatcacacaaaaaaatgcccttaccgggattcgaacccaggaccgcggctcagcaggcagggtcactaccgactgagccagaccggtcgttaattaaatagtattaatcagtactctgttttcaattccttctgcttgtaatataagttgtaaactgttttaatattaaatttttggcagacgcgacactgtagacatctaatgtcgagtagtggtactgatagtTTACGCtgtttgacgctagatgtcactacaaataacttgcatttattgatgtatggagttacaactctttccatACTTATATCGCTATGGTTACAGGAAAGCTGTTGGTATTCGACATGCAGCTAAGATTGACTTGAATAGGCACCTGAGACAAATATTGACGATAACTAATAttatgcccgtgtggtgacgggttaagaatttcaccactccctttcttcccgtgggtgtcgtagaaggcgactgtgggatatgggttaaattgtggcgtaggcgagaggctggcaacctgtcactgcaatgtcacagtttcgttttctttcaaccccttatttgccaagagtggcattgaaacctgagtagtttcatgtgctctgcctaccccttcatgggacacaggcgtgattgtatgtatgtatgtatgtaactaatattaataaactaaccacgaaattaaaatttaaaaaaatccctgaccgcgacatagtggaccgattttcatgaaacatggctaagaacactcccgtctaactcagctttcaaacaaaaaattaaatctaaattggttcatcccttcgggagctacgatgtcacatatggacacacagacggacagacggacagacagacaggcagacagacagacagacagacagacagacagacagacagacagacaaacagacagacacgagcgaagcctcgggcaaaagctagtactttttttatttttatgggataggaggcaaacgagcagacaggtcgcctgatggtaagcgatcaccgtcgcccatggacacccgaaacaccagaggtgttggaggtgcgttgccggcctttaagatgggtgtacgctcttttcttgaagatttgaaggtggtatcggtccggaaataccgcaggcgacaattcattccacagttaacTACACATAAACCAATTACATATAAACCAGAATATTTGTACAGCTCCTGCTATCTCAAGTATTCAACACCTCAGCTCGTGTTTCAGTTGATGAAAATCAAACATTGCAAGACACTCGTACTTGCTCATCCAATTACTTCCTGAGGATAATGACTTGGAGCTCTCGTTAGATTTAGACTGCACAATTATAGtccagtatttatttatttatttattaataacaatatatttacacGGCATTACAGACAAGCCAATACACCGAGAAATGGAATATATACATTTTCGCTGTacacaaaatacaaattttataacaaaacaaaaattaaacaaaaatactaGACAACCTGTCATCTATCGACTCACAAAACCTAAAACATTCATAACACACATTCGCCCATCTCCACGCAAACAAGTCGCATTCAGGTGCGGATGTCAGAAGCGTATTGAGCAATGTAAGCGCACAACAGAGCGCAGTAGCGAGCGaagtattacctacttattccCTAAAGAGGTAGCACGAGTTTCAGCGCTACTAGCAATTAATGGGTTGAAAGAAGGCTTTATtacagactagcttttgcccgcggcttcgcgcgcgttaaattcggaaattgcggaatgctccatacaaacttccaccccccattttagggaagtggggggttagaaagagacataaagtagcctatgtcaatctccatacttgcaactatctccacttaattaTAAGTCATATATATATCTAAGatctccgccgccgccgccgccgtttAAATACCTTTCTGTTGATACCCTACTCGATAGGTTTGggtaatttttttatgtacacgatttgtttacattttgaaaaatcttgTCTGACTTGACGATACATTAAACTTATAAAATTGATATATTTCTGAAATCGCCTTTTAAAACTCTTCATTTTCATACCCCAATCGATAGGTTTGCGTGATAATTTTTTCAACATTACTTTGATTGTCAGTTTGATTGCCACCTGTTTTCAGTTTTAATGTCTCATTTTTTTCTTCCAGATTCATTAGCAATACCTTTCAGGTCATATGACTTTTATTCTTGCCCATTTTATGCCCGTAATGCCATTTTATGAAATGATTCGCTTTTAATTTTCTGCTCGTTGTCTTtctatatgtataataataataataaattgcatttatttcgaacaaaagtccatattttgttagtaataCATTAACAcaaatgtataataaaaataaaattaatttcgaGCCTTAAAGGTATGATGGTAGGATaaacacatgaaactgctcaagttttaatGCCATGTTTGGTAATGAAAGtttgacattacagtgacaccACAATGGAATCCATGACTTCCGGTTCGGCTGCCATCTTAGTGGCACGTGTCgcgaataatttctccttcttttgctcattaatgttgtttaaagtgtaatatcgatagcttattatgcagtaaactaatgttatagtgagaagctgatgaagaattaatctcgaaacgcgtttagccccttttttgtcatcgacggccgatagtccacgtgcccttgtaaaatctagctatcaatttacaagtgccaactaccgaacaacGTCGCACTTACcctgacactggcaaaatagtcccaccaaatgggactgaggccatttttataaaaaaaaaaaaaataataaatggaatccatatcccatagtccacttctacgacacccatggcaGAAAAGAGGGCGCTGAAAatcttaaaaattttttttgaagtaAAACTTTTAATGCGATTTCTAACTGACAGCGCATAAgactcagtcattgttactttgcgtgaaatgccgctcactcagcgcgtaacattcgctcaacgcgactcactcattccattcattcacttattcactcagtcagtgacagaacagaatgcccagaatggttttgaatggtggaatggttggttggaatgagtgtgttttatatttcgatcgtgttggggatattaccagtttgatgatgaaaactattacttgtaacacttttactttattcgtttattacaaatataataacaaccaatttacaataagtatttcaagacttcttcactagaACTCATCTGTATTCGAACTTTCCAACCGTCACCACCTTCCCGCTGTTTTTATatcaatccaagatggcgggaaccagtgactagtatgagtcaattgatattctttaatacgtTCATCATAAATAagagtaagataaatcaaactATAAGGCATAAATAAACAATTACTCTTACAATCGAGAgcaaaatgagtttatgtttgtttttcaattcaTATAGaaacggagaaactaaaaagcaaaaaataataaacctttgaattcagatttcttatcggattgcaataatctaaacatccaaattataaacaaatcaattatttttgtagtcggtaccaaaCAGTAATAAGATGGAcataactaaacgcaaaaacgtcaTGGTCaattgacaaaatgtttttgaggttattttaggaagttttactttttttactgAACACCACCTGCGATCGTACTTACTCTCACGAACTTTATTCAATTAAACCAATTCCGTGTCTCCTATTCTTACGAGCTGCCAATAACGCTCACAAAAAGGCCTTTTATCTCAATTCATATTGGCTGTGAAGATTACACCACCTGATACCTATAAATTTATTATGAAGATGGTAATACAGGGACACAGACTTAGGTACTAACATAAACTCAAGACTCtcaatatacataatattacaaTACGAGTAGTATTAGTTTGTATGTAATGAAACGGAAGGATTGCCACGGAAGCGTCAAAGTATCCAAAAGGTACCTTGACACCAAGCTGAGTGGAAATcttttcagtgacgttttaactaaatttttgtgacatgtttttgtaatttatattatatgtcGCACTAAACACctaaatgtattaatattaacttTAATTAATTGTAGGATGCCTCGCTGCTAAGTTCtgtaaattcgaaaattttgaCATTAACTCATTGGAGTCTGGCTACCTACGAGACAGG contains:
- the LOC125234233 gene encoding uncharacterized protein LOC125234233, translated to MAPHHNIKARIEPAPRRQVTPATLSVAAPAALTFNWTEQCEDAFKNLKITITTTTTTKMDNKKIERQYIEVAMRKPSAVGPSPAQHRPPDTPHRSATAPSQHRGPSVTPQVRTAAPRRTWRHRVPHPPQRSTQTADQGKI